AACTGGGCATGGTGTGCGAAGACGGAAGCTGGGGGAATTCCCATGGCAATGCTGGAGCTTAAAAACGTATCGGCTTTCTACGGAGTGGTGCAAGCCCTCTTTGAGGTTTCGCTCATAGTCCAAGAAGGCGAGATAGTCTGCCTGATCGGTCCGAACGGAGCGGGCAAGACCACGACCATCAAGACGATAACAGGCATGCTTCGGGCAGCCTCTGGGTCGATCTCGTTTAACGGGAAACCCATTCAGTCTTGGCGGGCGTCGGCGATCGTGCGTGCCGGGATCANNNNNNNNNNGCTGCGTTCCGGAAGGCCGCCGCATATTCCCCCGGATGACCGTAGAGGAGAACCTCGAACTAGGCGCCTATGTCCGTCGGCGGAACCGGGCAGAGGTTGTTGAGAGCAGAGATAGAGTCTACGACCTCTTCCCCGTCCTTCGAGACAGGGCGGGGCAGCTCGGCGGTACCCTGTCCGGGGGTGAACAGGAGATGCTCGCGATAGGCCGGGCAATGATGTCTCGCCCGAAGCTGCTGGTTCTGGATGAGCCCTCCATGGGGTTGGCCCCCGTACTCGTGGAGCGGACCTTTGAGGCCATCAAGAAGCTCAACGAGGCGGGGACCACGATTCTCCTCGTGGAGCAGAATGCCAACATGGCTCTCGCCATATCCTCCAGGGGATACGTGCTCGAAGGCGGCGTTGTGGAACTGGAGGGGACCGCAGCAGAGCTCAAGAGGAGCGATACAGTGAAAGAGCTCTACCTAGGCGGCAGCGGGCAGTAGCCCGTTCTGGACAACGCATCTCACAGAAAGGTGGAAGACTGATGGATTTCCTCACTGCATTCAAGAATGCTCGTATCGTTGACCTGTCCAAGGTGTGCTATCCCGGCAAGGAGCAGAGAAGGCTCGAGATACGCTCCTATCAGGTATATGCAGGCGAAATCATGAACGATATTGACACGATGAGTCACATCGGCACGCACGTGGAGGCCCCGTGCCACTACGTCACCCCCTTGCGCGGGGTGAAGGCAAAGGACATCGCCGACTATCCACCGGATGCATGGATGGGCGAGGCAATCTTCGTTGACCTGTCTGTTCTCGGACCAAAGGAGGCAGTTACGCCGGAGTTCCTCGAGAAGCTCGGCGTCCGCAAAGGCGACATAGTCATCATGGGCAACTCCAAGCAAACCGGGGAGGACATGAACTACCTCTCGGCGAGGGCGGCCAAGTGGCTCGCGGACACCGAGATCAAGCTTCTTGGGCTTGATACCACATTCAAGATCGAGGAGTTCTTCCAGCCGCTCGAGGCGATGGCCACCCACAACTACTTGATGTCGAAGGACATACCCCTCATCGAGGTCATGGTCAACCTCGACCAGCTGCGGGAGCGGAGGTTCTTCTTCATCGGACTTCCGGTAGCCATCGTCGGGCTTGACGCCTTCCCCATACGCGCAATCGCGCTCGAAGGAGTGCTCTAGGCTCACGGCTTGTAACGGATCAGCAGCCAGAAGGGAGGATCCGGTTTGCGAGGGTATGCTGGACAAATACTGAAGGTCGATCTCACCCGCGGTTCAGTCTCCGTACACCGTCCATCCGAGGATTTCTACCGAACCTACCTCGGCGGTGTCGGAATCGCCACAAGGCTTCTCAGGGACAAGGTTCCCGCCGGGATCGATCCACTTGCCCCTGAGAACGCAGTCGTGTTCGCCGTAGGCCCCTATCAGGGCACGAGTGCCCCAGGAAGCGGGAAATGGGTTGTCGCATCCAAGTCTCCACTGACTGGCACTTTCGGATCTGCCACCGGAGGGACTGGCTGGGGCATCGAACTGAAACAGGCTGGGTTCGACGCGGTTGAGATCACTGGGGCCGCACCTGAGCCTGTATTCCTGTGGATCCATGATGGAAAGGCCGAGATCAGGAGCGCACGAAGGCTCTGGGGTCTCGACACCGTTGACTCCATGAACGTCGCGAGAGAACTGGTAGGCGACGACAAGGCATCGGTTGCCACTATCGGCCCGGCGGGAGAGAAGATGGTGGGCATAGCGGTGATAGCGGCAGACGGGGCCGGCTTCGCAGCCAGATGCGGGATAGGTGCGGTAATGGGCTCGAAGAGCCTCAAGGCCGTGGTAGTCCGGGGAACTGAGAGGGTCGAAGTCGCCCGCCGTGACGCCCTGGCTGAGCTCAACAAAGTCATATCCCGCAAGCTGTATGATACAGCCAAGGACGTGATGCGCAAACACGGCACAGCTGGGATAGTGACAGGCTGTGAGGCGGTCGGAGATCTGCCGATCAAGTACTGGACTCAGGATACGTGGCCGGAGGGCGCAGCCAGCATAGGGGCTCCGAGGTTCACCGAGGTGCTCAAGGCCAAGCCTCACCCGTGCCGCGCGTGCCCGGTTGCCTGTCACCGGCTGGTCCAGATCCCCGACGGCAGCGGGGGAAGCATTGAGGCCGCGGGAGCAGAGTACGAGAGCCTAGCCCTCCTCGGTTCGAACTGCCTCGTCGACGACTTGTACGCGGTCGCCCAGGCTAACGAGGTCTGCAACAGACTCGGCATCGATACCATCTCAGCGGGGGCGTTCGTCGGGTTCACAATGGAGTGCTACGAGAAAGGCCTGATTCCCAGGGAGGACGTGACCGGACCCGAGCCGGTCTGGGGAAACGGAGAGTTCCTGGTCCACATGGTCGCAGAGATAGGAAACGCCACGGGTTGGGGACGCAGATTCTCCCGGGGAATCCGCCATGCCGCTCGGGGCAT
This sequence is a window from Bacillota bacterium. Protein-coding genes within it:
- a CDS encoding ATP-binding cassette domain-containing protein, with amino-acid sequence MAMLELKNVSAFYGVVQALFEVSLIVQEGEIVCLIGPNGAGKTTTIKTITGMLRAASGSISFNGKPIQSWRASAIVRAGI
- a CDS encoding ATP-binding cassette domain-containing protein, whose amino-acid sequence is CVPEGRRIFPRMTVEENLELGAYVRRRNRAEVVESRDRVYDLFPVLRDRAGQLGGTLSGGEQEMLAIGRAMMSRPKLLVLDEPSMGLAPVLVERTFEAIKKLNEAGTTILLVEQNANMALAISSRGYVLEGGVVELEGTAAELKRSDTVKELYLGGSGQ
- a CDS encoding cyclase family protein produces the protein MDFLTAFKNARIVDLSKVCYPGKEQRRLEIRSYQVYAGEIMNDIDTMSHIGTHVEAPCHYVTPLRGVKAKDIADYPPDAWMGEAIFVDLSVLGPKEAVTPEFLEKLGVRKGDIVIMGNSKQTGEDMNYLSARAAKWLADTEIKLLGLDTTFKIEEFFQPLEAMATHNYLMSKDIPLIEVMVNLDQLRERRFFFIGLPVAIVGLDAFPIRAIALEGVL
- a CDS encoding aldehyde ferredoxin oxidoreductase family protein encodes the protein MRGYAGQILKVDLTRGSVSVHRPSEDFYRTYLGGVGIATRLLRDKVPAGIDPLAPENAVVFAVGPYQGTSAPGSGKWVVASKSPLTGTFGSATGGTGWGIELKQAGFDAVEITGAAPEPVFLWIHDGKAEIRSARRLWGLDTVDSMNVARELVGDDKASVATIGPAGEKMVGIAVIAADGAGFAARCGIGAVMGSKSLKAVVVRGTERVEVARRDALAELNKVISRKLYDTAKDVMRKHGTAGIVTGCEAVGDLPIKYWTQDTWPEGAASIGAPRFTEVLKAKPHPCRACPVACHRLVQIPDGSGGSIEAAGAEYESLALLGSNCLVDDLYAVAQANEVCNRLGIDTISAGAFVGFTMECYEKGLIPREDVTGPEPVWGNGEFLVHMVAEIGNATGWGRRFSRGIRHAARGIGPEAEALTVEVKGLDFPAHDPRSYYSLAINYATSPRGACHLHGFPHGCEGGMLLPEAGIAEKPVRFEMEGKGFIAAKFQDFAAAMETMVVCCFMHFNDMTLTETTDIMNAITGFDYTPQQVLEVGERVFNLQRLINVADGISRADDRMPPKMFRPATEGFRAGKVPEGFDEELSRYYELRGWDRNGIPTPEKLRLLGLGSEVK